In one window of Oryza sativa Japonica Group chromosome 9, ASM3414082v1 DNA:
- the LOC4347738 gene encoding uncharacterized protein, which yields MARPRAPLLRRMLLLCAVAASCSYYLLVLHAQASVPPRYDGFAYGDAATAAWKDTILVEAFLDPLCPDSRDAWAPLRLAVDRYAPRVSLIVHPFPLPYHTNSFLACRALYIANKLNSSSTYPLLELFFKSQGKFYNAATSSLSSTVISGEMSKLAARVVGNSVSEFQSGFSDIRTDLAARVSFKYGCTRGVAGAPFFFVNGFLQPGGGSPIDYSTWVSILDPLAGQHGDRLEMFTSM from the exons atggcgaggccgagggcgccGCTGCTGCGGCGGATGCTGCTGCTGTGCGCGGTGGCGGCCTCCTGCTCCTACTACCTCCTCGTCCTCCACGCGCAGGCCTCCGTGCCGCCGCGCTACGACGGGTTCGCCTACggggacgccgccaccgccgcctggaAGGACACCATCCTCGTCGAGGCCTTCCTCGACCCGCTCTGCCCCGACAGCCGCGACGCCTGGGCGCCCCTCAGGCTCGCCGTCGACCGCTACGCCCCCAGGGTCTCCCTCATCGTccaccccttccccctccc GTACCACACCAATTCATTCCTTGCCTGCCGTGCACTTTACATAGCTAACAAATTGAACTCATCATCGACCTATCCTTTGCTGGAGCTGTTCTTCAAGAGCCAG GGTAAGTTCTACAATGCTGCAACATCCTCACTATCGAGCACTGTTATAAGTGGCGAGATGTCAAAGCTGGCAGCACGGGTTGTCGGTAATTCGGTGTCTGAGTTCCAGTCAGGCTTCAGCGATATAAGGACTGACCTAGCAGCGAGGGTTTCCTTCAAG TATGGGTGCACGAGAGGAGTAGCCGGTGCACCGTTCTTCTTTGTGAACGGATTCCTTCAGCCTGGTGGTGGATCGCCTATTGACTACAGCACATGGGTCAGCATCCTGGATCCCCTCGCTGGGCAGCATGGCGATAGATTAGAGATGTTCACCTCTATGTAA